One genomic segment of Bradyrhizobium diazoefficiens includes these proteins:
- a CDS encoding acetate/propionate family kinase produces the protein MSEAVLVLNSGSSSIKFGLFDISAAEPTLLCKGLLDEHEAKPRLVMKSPAGENLFETHREVSDADSGHLFSDVLGFVEDRFGGHRLRAAGHRIVHGGPDYSGPVELTDDVYARLEALSPLAPLHQPRCLEPVRTIAAIRPDLTQIACFDTAFHHSMAPPASRFAIPRRYDERGIRRYGFHGLSFEYVGRRLAEIAPELAARRTVVAHLGNGASLCALRDGRSIDTTMGLTPLDGLVMGTRCGTLDPGVLLYLLQHENMSAEDVQHLLYHQSGLLGVSGISADMRTLLASREATAREAVDLFTLRAAQQVAMMATTLGGLECLVFTGGIGEHAKEIRSAIGERLGWLGVRIDAAANDAMRERISGSDSTVDVFVIPTNEELTIARHCAALLGMGA, from the coding sequence ATGTCGGAGGCAGTCCTCGTCCTCAATTCGGGCTCGTCGAGCATCAAGTTCGGCCTGTTCGATATCTCCGCGGCCGAGCCCACCCTTCTTTGCAAGGGCCTGCTCGACGAGCACGAGGCAAAGCCGCGGCTCGTGATGAAGAGCCCCGCCGGCGAAAATCTGTTCGAGACGCACCGGGAAGTGTCCGATGCGGACAGCGGTCACCTGTTCAGCGATGTGCTCGGGTTCGTCGAGGACCGGTTTGGCGGCCATCGCTTGCGCGCCGCCGGTCACCGCATCGTCCATGGCGGACCGGATTATTCCGGCCCGGTCGAACTGACGGATGATGTCTATGCAAGGCTGGAGGCATTGAGCCCGCTGGCACCGCTGCATCAGCCGCGGTGCCTGGAGCCGGTCCGCACCATCGCGGCGATCAGGCCTGACCTCACGCAGATCGCCTGTTTCGATACCGCCTTCCATCACAGCATGGCGCCACCAGCCAGCCGTTTTGCGATCCCGCGACGCTATGACGAGCGTGGTATCCGCCGCTACGGGTTTCACGGCCTCTCGTTCGAATATGTCGGGCGGCGCCTTGCTGAAATCGCGCCGGAGCTTGCGGCCAGGCGCACCGTCGTCGCGCATCTCGGCAACGGCGCCAGCCTGTGCGCACTTCGCGACGGTCGCAGCATCGATACCACGATGGGGCTGACGCCGCTCGATGGCCTCGTGATGGGCACGCGTTGCGGCACGCTCGATCCCGGCGTGCTGCTCTATCTGCTGCAACACGAGAACATGTCGGCCGAAGACGTCCAGCACTTGCTCTATCATCAGTCGGGCCTGCTCGGCGTCTCCGGCATCTCCGCCGACATGCGCACGCTGCTCGCGAGCCGCGAGGCGACCGCGCGGGAGGCGGTGGATCTCTTCACGCTTCGTGCGGCGCAGCAGGTCGCGATGATGGCGACCACACTCGGCGGGCTAGAATGTCTGGTGTTCACCGGCGGCATCGGCGAGCATGCTAAGGAAATCCGCAGCGCGATCGGCGAACGGCTTGGCTGGCTCGGCGTGCGCATCGATGCGGCGGCGAATGATGCGATGCGCGAGCGGATCAGCGGCAGCGACAGCACCGTAGATGTGTTCGTCATTCCGACTAACGAAGAACTCACGATCGCACGACATTGCGCCGCGCTGTTAGGAATGGGAGCTTGA
- a CDS encoding glycosyl transferase, whose amino-acid sequence MLSVIIPTEGVEQTAVATLAALVPGAAAGIIREVLLVDGTRNGVIERVADVAGCRFIGFEGSSQGAALAAGALRARSPWLMFLPAGAVLETGWIEETAQFIEAVSTSGRDRAAVFRYARSPYADTGLRDMFRAVARKLVGPLGDQGLLIARDHYDRIGGYPPEARRSEARLLRRLGRSSRTMLRSRIVMVG is encoded by the coding sequence ATGCTGAGCGTCATCATTCCGACTGAAGGCGTCGAGCAGACGGCCGTCGCAACTCTGGCCGCGCTGGTACCGGGTGCCGCCGCCGGCATCATCCGCGAAGTGCTGCTGGTCGACGGCACCCGCAACGGCGTCATCGAGCGCGTTGCCGACGTCGCAGGCTGCCGTTTCATCGGCTTCGAGGGCTCCTCGCAGGGCGCGGCGCTCGCCGCCGGCGCGCTCCGGGCCCGCTCGCCCTGGCTGATGTTCCTGCCCGCCGGTGCGGTGCTGGAAACCGGCTGGATCGAGGAGACCGCGCAATTCATCGAGGCCGTCTCGACCAGCGGACGAGATCGTGCAGCGGTGTTTCGTTATGCCCGTTCACCTTACGCCGATACCGGCCTGCGCGACATGTTTCGGGCCGTCGCGCGCAAGCTGGTCGGCCCGCTCGGCGATCAGGGACTTTTGATCGCGCGTGATCATTACGACCGGATCGGCGGCTATCCGCCCGAGGCCCGCCGTTCCGAGGCGCGGCTGCTGCGGCGGCTCGGCCGCTCGTCCCGCACCATGCTGCGCAGCCGGATCGTCATGGTCGGCTGA
- a CDS encoding ribonuclease HII, translating into MIRDKSANKPAKAAPKKDAAIKAAPAKASVAKAAKAPAGKKGIIAIAPPSFRRERALIKRGVWPVAGCDEAGRGPLAGPVVAAAVILDPDRIPRGIDDSKRLTAEEREKLFDKICATAQVSVVVASRERIDRDNILRASLWALKRAVMALPEAPRHVFVDGRDRLDTACDCEAVIGGDGIVLSIAAASIVAKVTRDRLMCALAQDCPGYGFEQHKGYAVPEHLDALDRLGPSVHHRSFFAPVAAARAKHMPWTVEPVQDLFSVSDAELQVEAAVEIDASAGL; encoded by the coding sequence ATGATTCGGGACAAGTCCGCCAACAAGCCGGCCAAGGCTGCGCCAAAGAAGGACGCTGCGATCAAGGCTGCGCCTGCCAAAGCATCGGTGGCCAAGGCTGCGAAGGCTCCTGCCGGCAAGAAAGGCATCATCGCCATCGCGCCGCCGAGCTTCCGCCGCGAGCGCGCGCTGATCAAGCGCGGGGTCTGGCCGGTCGCGGGCTGCGACGAAGCCGGCCGCGGGCCGCTGGCCGGTCCCGTGGTGGCGGCCGCGGTGATTCTCGATCCCGACCGCATTCCGCGCGGCATCGACGATTCCAAGCGCCTGACCGCCGAGGAGCGCGAAAAACTATTCGACAAGATCTGCGCCACCGCGCAGGTCTCGGTCGTCGTCGCCTCGCGCGAGCGCATCGACCGCGACAACATCCTGCGCGCCTCGCTCTGGGCGCTGAAGCGCGCCGTGATGGCGCTGCCTGAGGCGCCCCGCCACGTCTTCGTCGACGGCCGCGACCGCCTCGACACGGCCTGCGACTGCGAAGCCGTGATCGGCGGCGACGGCATCGTGCTGTCGATCGCAGCGGCCTCCATCGTCGCCAAGGTGACGCGCGACCGGCTGATGTGCGCGCTGGCGCAGGACTGCCCCGGCTACGGCTTCGAGCAGCACAAGGGCTATGCCGTCCCCGAGCATCTCGACGCGCTCGACCGCCTCGGTCCCAGCGTCCACCACCGCAGCTTCTTCGCCCCCGTCGCGGCGGCGCGGGCCAAGCACATGCCCTGGACGGTCGAGCCGGTGCAGGACCTGTTCTCCGTGAGCGACGCCGAACTCCAGGTGGAAGCCGCCGTTGAAATCGATGCTTCAGCGGGCCTTTAG
- a CDS encoding bifunctional helix-turn-helix transcriptional regulator/GNAT family N-acetyltransferase, whose translation MSLDAPDDQIAAVRAFNRFYTRKLGVLDQHLGKSPFSLSEARVLYELAQRNDLAAKEIGNELGLDPGYLSRIVQSFDEKGLITRKPLPADRRQYQLSLTAKGRQAFAKLNLASQNEVAAMLAQLSPGDAGRLTQAMATIEAVLEQRRTQPASFMLRSHRVGDMGWVISRQGAAYAADYGWDISYEALVAEICAQFIKNYDPAREHCWIAEVDGEPVGSIFLVKATDEIAKLRLLQVEKKARGLGVGRALVEQCIQGARERGYKRMTLWTQSILVAARGIYQSAGFKLVKAEKHHSFGADLVGETWELDL comes from the coding sequence ATGTCACTTGACGCTCCCGACGACCAGATCGCGGCAGTCCGCGCCTTCAACCGCTTCTATACCCGCAAGCTCGGCGTGCTCGACCAGCACCTTGGCAAGAGCCCGTTCTCGCTCAGCGAGGCCCGCGTGCTCTATGAGCTCGCGCAGCGCAACGACCTTGCAGCCAAGGAGATCGGCAACGAGCTTGGGCTCGATCCCGGCTATCTCAGCCGCATCGTCCAGAGTTTTGACGAAAAGGGGCTGATCACGCGAAAACCCCTGCCCGCGGATCGCAGGCAATACCAGCTCAGCCTCACCGCCAAGGGCCGCCAGGCCTTCGCCAAGCTGAACCTCGCCTCGCAAAACGAGGTCGCCGCCATGCTGGCGCAGCTTTCGCCCGGAGATGCGGGGCGGCTCACGCAGGCCATGGCGACGATCGAGGCCGTGCTGGAGCAACGCCGGACCCAGCCCGCCTCCTTCATGCTGCGCAGCCATCGCGTCGGTGACATGGGTTGGGTCATCTCGCGGCAGGGCGCCGCCTACGCCGCGGACTATGGCTGGGACATCAGCTACGAGGCGCTGGTCGCCGAGATTTGCGCGCAGTTCATCAAGAATTACGACCCCGCGCGCGAGCACTGCTGGATCGCCGAAGTCGATGGCGAGCCGGTCGGCTCGATCTTCCTGGTCAAGGCCACGGACGAAATCGCCAAGTTGCGCCTGTTGCAGGTGGAGAAGAAAGCGCGCGGGCTCGGTGTCGGCCGCGCACTGGTCGAGCAATGCATCCAGGGCGCCCGCGAGCGAGGCTACAAGAGGATGACGCTGTGGACCCAGAGCATCCTGGTCGCCGCGCGCGGCATCTATCAAAGTGCAGGCTTCAAGCTCGTGAAGGCGGAGAAGCACCATAGCTTCGGTGCCGATCTGGTCGGGGAGACCTGGGAGCTGGACCTCTGA
- the moaB gene encoding molybdenum cofactor biosynthesis protein B: MASIDETKQFIPLNIAVLTVSDTRALADDKSGQTLADRLTSAGHHLAAREIVTDDVEAIRAVIRRWIADRDIDVVITTGGTGFTGRDVTPEAIEPLFEKRMDGFSIAFHMLSHAKIGTSTIQSRATAGVAGATYIFCLPGSPGACRDGWDGILASQLDYRTRPCNFVEIMPRLDEHLRRPKAQGATV; the protein is encoded by the coding sequence ATGGCCTCGATCGACGAAACCAAACAGTTCATCCCGCTCAACATCGCGGTGCTTACCGTCTCCGACACGCGCGCCCTCGCCGATGACAAATCGGGCCAGACGCTCGCCGACCGCCTCACCTCAGCCGGTCATCATCTCGCCGCGCGCGAGATCGTCACCGACGACGTCGAAGCGATCCGCGCCGTGATCCGCCGCTGGATCGCGGATCGTGACATCGACGTCGTCATCACCACCGGCGGCACCGGTTTTACCGGGCGCGACGTCACGCCGGAAGCGATCGAGCCGCTGTTCGAGAAACGCATGGACGGTTTTTCGATCGCGTTTCACATGCTGAGCCACGCCAAGATCGGCACATCGACGATCCAGAGCCGCGCCACTGCCGGCGTTGCGGGGGCGACCTACATCTTCTGCCTGCCGGGCTCGCCCGGCGCCTGCCGCGACGGCTGGGACGGCATCCTCGCAAGCCAGCTCGACTACCGCACGCGTCCGTGCAATTTCGTCGAGATCATGCCAAGGCTGGACGAGCATCTGCGCAGGCCGAAGGCGCAGGGCGCGACGGTGTAG
- a CDS encoding VOC family protein yields MNKELPAPVPRLTVITLGVSDISASIAFYDALGFPRRLKATGEAVAFYDTGGPVLALYPWDQLAADAELPDDPRPSTFRGITLAWNCRTREEVDSVLAFALGKGAKLLKAAHETEYGGYSGYFADPDGHPWEVVVAPGIAVGEDRRVHLAE; encoded by the coding sequence ATGAACAAGGAATTGCCGGCTCCGGTGCCGCGGCTCACCGTCATCACGCTGGGCGTCAGCGACATCAGCGCCAGCATCGCTTTTTACGACGCGCTCGGTTTCCCGCGCCGGCTGAAGGCAACCGGCGAGGCCGTCGCGTTCTACGATACGGGAGGTCCGGTGCTCGCGCTGTATCCCTGGGATCAGCTCGCAGCCGACGCCGAGTTGCCTGACGATCCGAGGCCCTCGACCTTCCGCGGCATCACGCTCGCCTGGAACTGCCGGACACGCGAGGAGGTCGATTCGGTGCTGGCCTTCGCGCTCGGCAAGGGCGCCAAGCTGCTGAAAGCAGCGCACGAGACGGAATACGGCGGCTATTCCGGCTATTTCGCCGATCCCGACGGCCACCCCTGGGAAGTCGTGGTCGCACCCGGCATCGCGGTCGGCGAGGACCGGCGGGTGCATCTGGCGGAGTAG
- a CDS encoding phosphoketolase family protein: MTNRQQSAVAAGDLALLDRYWRAANYLSVGQIYLLDNPLLREPLRPEHIKPRLLGHWGTTPGLNFIYAHLNRVIRALDLDVIYICGPGHGGPGMVANTYLEGSYSEIYPDIARDVDGLRKLFRQFSFPGGIPSHAAPETPGSIHEGGELGYALVHAYGAAFDNPDLIAACVVGDGEAETGPLAASWHSNKFLNPAHDGAVLPILHLNGYKIANPTVLGRMGDSEIRDLFRGFGHEPLFVEGDQPKLMHQAMADALDVALASIRSIQQHAREDRKAVERPRWPMIVLRSPKGWTGPKEVDGKKVEGFWRAHQVPVANCRENPAHLRLLEEWMRSYEPEKLFDASGALISELQALAPEGNRRMGANPHANGGLLKKELELPDFRNFAVDVPQPGSVAGEATRELGKFLRDVIRLNAQERNFRIMGPDETASNRLDAVFEATERVWMEPTRPYDVHLAEDGRVMEVLSEHLCQGWLEGYLLTGRHGFFSCYEAFIHIVDSMFNQHAKWLKVTRDLPWRRPIASLNYLLTSHVWRQDHNGFSHQDPGFVDLVANKKADIVRIYFPPDANTLLWIADHCLRTYNRINVIVAGKQPAPQWLSMQEAATHCDAGIGIWTWASNDAGDGEPDVVMACAGDVPTLETLAAVDLLRKALPDLKIRVVNVVDLMTLQPNEQHPHGLSGRDFDSLFTRDKPVIFAYHGYPYLIHRLTYNRTNHAGMHVRGFAEEGTTTTPFDMVVLNGLDRYHLAIEAIERVPGLATRAAQVKQQFRDKLIEHSRYVREHGEDMPEIQKWVWQNSAGGNTPAEAGD; the protein is encoded by the coding sequence ATGACAAATCGACAACAATCGGCCGTCGCAGCCGGCGACCTCGCCCTGCTCGATCGCTACTGGCGCGCCGCAAACTATCTCTCCGTCGGGCAAATCTACCTGCTCGACAATCCGCTGCTGCGCGAGCCGCTGCGGCCCGAGCACATCAAGCCGCGTTTGCTCGGCCATTGGGGCACGACGCCAGGCCTGAACTTCATCTACGCCCATCTCAACCGCGTCATCCGCGCGCTGGACCTAGATGTCATTTACATCTGTGGTCCCGGCCATGGCGGCCCGGGCATGGTCGCCAACACCTATCTCGAAGGCAGCTACAGCGAGATCTATCCTGATATCGCGCGCGATGTGGACGGATTGCGGAAACTGTTCCGGCAGTTCTCCTTCCCCGGCGGCATTCCGAGCCATGCGGCGCCGGAAACGCCGGGCTCGATCCACGAAGGCGGCGAGCTCGGCTACGCCCTGGTGCATGCCTATGGCGCGGCGTTCGACAACCCCGATCTGATCGCCGCTTGCGTGGTCGGCGACGGCGAGGCCGAGACCGGTCCTCTCGCGGCCTCCTGGCACTCCAACAAGTTCCTCAACCCCGCCCATGACGGCGCGGTGCTGCCAATCCTGCATCTCAACGGCTACAAGATCGCCAACCCGACCGTGCTCGGCCGGATGGGCGACAGCGAGATCCGCGATCTCTTTCGCGGATTCGGCCACGAGCCGCTATTCGTCGAGGGCGACCAGCCCAAATTGATGCACCAGGCCATGGCGGACGCGCTCGACGTCGCGCTCGCCAGCATCCGCTCGATCCAGCAGCACGCCCGCGAGGACCGCAAGGCAGTTGAGCGGCCGCGCTGGCCGATGATCGTGCTGCGAAGCCCGAAGGGCTGGACCGGCCCGAAGGAGGTCGACGGCAAGAAGGTCGAAGGTTTCTGGCGCGCACATCAGGTTCCCGTTGCGAACTGCCGCGAGAACCCGGCGCATCTGAGACTGCTCGAAGAGTGGATGCGCAGCTACGAACCGGAAAAGCTGTTCGATGCGAGCGGCGCACTCATCTCCGAGCTTCAGGCGCTCGCGCCCGAAGGCAACAGGCGCATGGGCGCCAATCCGCACGCCAATGGCGGCCTCCTCAAGAAGGAGCTCGAGCTGCCGGACTTCCGCAACTTCGCGGTGGACGTACCGCAGCCAGGTTCCGTTGCCGGCGAAGCAACGCGCGAGCTCGGCAAATTTCTGCGCGACGTCATCCGGCTCAACGCGCAGGAGCGCAATTTCCGCATCATGGGCCCGGACGAGACCGCATCAAACCGGCTGGATGCGGTGTTCGAAGCGACCGAGCGCGTCTGGATGGAGCCGACAAGACCTTACGACGTGCATCTTGCCGAAGACGGCCGTGTCATGGAGGTGCTGAGCGAGCATCTCTGCCAGGGCTGGCTCGAGGGCTATCTGCTCACCGGACGGCACGGCTTCTTCTCCTGCTACGAGGCCTTCATCCACATAGTGGATTCCATGTTCAACCAGCACGCCAAATGGCTGAAGGTCACGCGCGACCTGCCGTGGCGGCGGCCGATCGCCTCGCTCAATTATCTCCTGACCTCGCACGTCTGGCGCCAGGACCATAACGGCTTCAGCCATCAGGACCCGGGCTTCGTCGATCTCGTCGCCAACAAGAAAGCCGACATCGTCCGCATCTATTTCCCGCCGGATGCCAACACGCTGCTGTGGATCGCCGATCACTGCCTGCGCACTTACAATCGCATCAATGTCATCGTGGCTGGCAAGCAGCCGGCGCCGCAATGGCTGTCGATGCAGGAGGCGGCGACGCATTGCGATGCCGGCATCGGCATCTGGACCTGGGCCAGCAACGACGCCGGGGACGGCGAGCCCGACGTGGTGATGGCCTGCGCCGGCGACGTGCCGACCCTGGAGACGCTCGCCGCCGTCGACCTGCTGCGCAAGGCGCTGCCGGACTTGAAGATCCGTGTCGTCAACGTCGTCGACCTCATGACGCTGCAGCCGAACGAACAGCATCCGCACGGGCTCTCCGGCCGCGATTTCGACAGCCTGTTCACGCGCGACAAGCCGGTCATCTTCGCCTATCACGGCTATCCCTACCTCATCCACCGGCTCACCTATAACCGCACCAACCATGCCGGCATGCATGTGCGCGGCTTTGCCGAGGAAGGTACCACGACGACGCCGTTCGACATGGTCGTGCTCAACGGGCTCGACCGCTATCACCTCGCGATCGAGGCGATCGAGCGCGTGCCGGGGCTTGCGACCAGAGCCGCACAGGTCAAGCAGCAGTTTCGCGACAAGCTGATCGAGCATTCGCGTTACGTGCGCGAGCACGGCGAGGACATGCCGGAGATTCAAAAGTGGGTCTGGCAGAACAGCGCTGGCGGTAACACGCCAGCCGAAGCCGGCGACTGA
- a CDS encoding glycosyltransferase family 39 protein, with protein MRFTSLVIELIRARPRLIVWIAVLLQALMWLFVALAFYRSPPGSLATLLAFGREYQVGTDLGPPLPVWLADIAYRAAGGHMVGVYVLAELCEIATFIALYHLSRAVVGSQQAVLAVLLTMTVLAFSSPALDFGALVLARPLWALLLLHSWQIIGQRRGNAWFAWSIEAGLLLLTTPAAVFLLLLLIIFAVSTAGGRRTLRALDPLFALIVVAVLALPYAVWLMRAETLVLPALPEIAELNARALHAAWLLGGLVLGAAAIPALTFLNTGLFVAKGEEAPIIYRPPVAPLARNYVYFFALAPALGAVLISGVLGLDAVVGGPGVVLVMSGLAVVVAAGDLIALRRARMLRMVWAAAVVAPAAGVVLAVLFLPWTGANEIATSMPAREISDFFDESFARRTNHRLRAVAGETQLASLITLHSGRPHLFIDAQPSRTPWMSQAKFSETGGVVVWRASDTAGTPPPEILARFPGIVPEVPRAFEWLVNGRQGLLRIGWAIVRPKGT; from the coding sequence ATGCGGTTTACCTCCCTGGTCATCGAGCTCATTCGCGCCCGGCCGCGGCTGATCGTATGGATCGCCGTGCTGCTCCAGGCTTTGATGTGGCTGTTCGTGGCGCTGGCGTTCTACCGCAGCCCGCCCGGCAGCCTTGCGACGCTGCTGGCGTTCGGCCGCGAATATCAGGTCGGGACGGATCTCGGCCCGCCGCTGCCGGTCTGGCTCGCCGACATCGCCTATCGCGCCGCCGGCGGCCACATGGTCGGCGTCTATGTGCTGGCCGAGCTGTGCGAGATCGCGACCTTCATCGCGCTCTATCATCTCTCCCGCGCCGTGGTCGGCTCGCAGCAGGCGGTGCTCGCCGTGCTCCTGACCATGACGGTGCTGGCGTTCTCCTCGCCCGCGCTCGATTTCGGCGCGCTGGTGCTGGCGCGCCCGCTCTGGGCGCTGCTGCTGCTGCATTCCTGGCAGATCATCGGCCAGCGCCGTGGCAATGCCTGGTTCGCCTGGTCGATCGAGGCCGGCCTGTTGCTGCTGACGACGCCTGCGGCGGTTTTCCTGCTGCTGCTGCTCATCATCTTCGCGGTCTCGACCGCCGGCGGCCGCCGCACCTTGCGCGCGCTGGATCCCTTGTTCGCGCTGATCGTCGTCGCGGTGCTGGCGCTGCCCTATGCGGTCTGGCTGATGCGCGCCGAGACGCTTGTGTTGCCGGCGTTGCCTGAGATCGCGGAGCTGAATGCCCGCGCCCTCCACGCGGCCTGGCTGCTCGGCGGGCTGGTGCTCGGAGCCGCGGCGATCCCGGCGCTGACCTTCCTCAATACAGGCCTGTTCGTCGCCAAGGGCGAGGAGGCGCCGATCATCTACCGCCCGCCGGTGGCCCCGCTCGCGCGCAACTACGTCTATTTCTTCGCGCTCGCGCCGGCGCTCGGTGCGGTGCTGATCTCCGGCGTGCTCGGGCTCGATGCCGTCGTCGGCGGGCCCGGCGTCGTGCTGGTGATGTCCGGGCTTGCCGTGGTGGTCGCGGCCGGCGATCTCATCGCACTGCGCCGCGCGCGCATGCTGCGGATGGTGTGGGCCGCCGCCGTCGTGGCGCCCGCCGCCGGCGTCGTGCTCGCGGTGCTGTTCCTGCCCTGGACCGGCGCCAATGAGATCGCGACCTCGATGCCGGCACGCGAGATATCGGATTTCTTCGACGAAAGCTTTGCCCGCCGCACCAATCATCGCCTGCGCGCGGTCGCCGGCGAGACCCAGCTTGCCAGCCTGATCACGCTGCATTCCGGCCGGCCGCATCTGTTCATCGACGCGCAGCCTTCGCGCACCCCGTGGATGAGCCAGGCCAAGTTCAGCGAGACCGGCGGCGTCGTGGTCTGGCGTGCCTCCGATACCGCCGGCACCCCGCCGCCGGAAATCCTGGCGCGCTTCCCCGGCATCGTGCCGGAAGTGCCGCGCGCCTTCGAATGGCTGGTCAATGGTCGACAGGGACTATTGCGGATCGGCTGGGCGATCGTGCGGCCGAAGGGGACGTAA
- a CDS encoding RMD1 family protein: MNADQLSVGTPPTLPKQDAAATLRIRALMLGDRINASSLEIGTLVSSTPAAFRVHAGLAVIFRYGVVVLIGLLPSEEKVLIDSLNSRVIGPFSPHEEETAQAQLCKDENAEVIQPGGPICLAKFSDDRLLLIADALAKSTSLARDERRVAAVFDVIEPFARKLAEQGRTPPQRKGMLQLIGNALLVQQRVAGRVAVADKPDVLWEKPELDRLYARLEDEYELKERLDTLERKLTAVSETANALTDIIDTQRSLRLEIAVVVLIVIEVAIGCFQILAGIH, encoded by the coding sequence GTGAACGCCGATCAACTTTCCGTTGGCACCCCGCCAACTTTGCCGAAGCAGGACGCCGCGGCGACCTTGCGGATCCGCGCGCTGATGTTGGGCGACCGCATCAACGCCTCCAGCCTCGAGATCGGTACTCTGGTGTCATCGACGCCGGCCGCCTTTCGCGTTCATGCCGGCCTTGCCGTGATCTTCCGCTACGGCGTCGTGGTGCTGATCGGTCTGTTGCCGTCGGAAGAGAAGGTGCTGATCGACAGCCTCAACTCCCGCGTCATCGGCCCGTTCAGCCCCCATGAGGAAGAGACCGCGCAGGCCCAGCTCTGCAAGGACGAAAACGCCGAGGTGATCCAGCCGGGCGGGCCGATCTGTCTCGCAAAATTCTCCGACGACCGGCTGCTGCTGATTGCGGACGCACTTGCCAAGAGCACGTCGCTGGCGCGCGACGAGCGGCGCGTTGCGGCGGTGTTCGACGTGATCGAGCCCTTCGCGCGCAAGCTCGCCGAGCAGGGCCGCACGCCACCCCAGCGCAAGGGCATGCTGCAACTGATCGGCAATGCGCTTCTGGTGCAGCAGCGCGTCGCCGGCCGCGTCGCGGTGGCCGACAAGCCGGATGTGCTCTGGGAAAAGCCCGAGCTCGACCGGCTCTACGCCCGTCTCGAGGATGAGTACGAATTGAAGGAGCGCCTGGACACGCTCGAGCGCAAGCTCACCGCGGTGTCGGAAACCGCCAACGCGCTGACCGACATCATCGACACCCAGCGCTCGCTGCGTCTGGAAATTGCGGTGGTGGTGCTGATCGTGATCGAGGTCGCGATCGGGTGTTTTCAGATATTGGCCGGCATCCACTAG
- a CDS encoding PA0069 family radical SAM protein translates to MSPAASSHALKHPPVKALSEPAGADSDFPSDFPELGVAIDRARRRGRGAQSNASGRYEAEARVAFDDGWQSLEELPPFKTSVAVDTSRKVITRNDSPDIGFDRSINPYRGCEHGCVYCFARPTHAYLGLSPGLDFESKLFVKPEAPSLLEKELAAANYEPRMIAIGTNTDPYQPIERERKIMRGILEVLERAGHPVGIVTKSALVVRDIDILARMAKRNLAKVAISVTSLDPKLARTMEPRASTPPKRLEALKQLSEAGIPTTVMVAPVIPALNDSEIERILDAAAHAGVKEASYVLLRLPLEVRDLFREWLMANYPDRYRHVFTLIRDMRGGRDYDAKWGERMKGTGPMAWTIGRRFEIACDRLGLNKRRSKLTTDHFARPKRNGDQLSLF, encoded by the coding sequence ATGAGTCCAGCAGCATCCTCTCATGCTCTCAAGCACCCGCCGGTCAAGGCGCTCTCCGAGCCGGCGGGTGCGGACTCTGATTTTCCCTCCGATTTTCCAGAACTCGGCGTCGCCATCGACCGCGCACGCAGGCGAGGGCGGGGCGCCCAATCCAATGCCAGCGGCCGTTATGAGGCCGAGGCCCGCGTCGCCTTCGACGATGGCTGGCAGAGCCTGGAAGAGCTGCCGCCGTTCAAGACCAGTGTGGCGGTCGACACCTCCCGCAAGGTGATCACCCGCAACGACTCCCCCGATATCGGCTTCGACCGCTCGATCAATCCCTATCGCGGCTGCGAGCATGGCTGCGTCTATTGCTTCGCGCGGCCCACCCATGCCTATCTCGGCCTGTCGCCGGGGCTCGACTTCGAGTCAAAGCTGTTCGTGAAGCCCGAGGCGCCGTCGCTGCTGGAGAAGGAGCTCGCCGCAGCAAATTACGAGCCGCGGATGATCGCGATCGGCACCAACACCGATCCCTATCAGCCGATCGAGCGCGAGCGGAAGATCATGCGCGGCATTCTCGAGGTGCTGGAGCGCGCGGGTCATCCCGTCGGCATCGTCACCAAGTCGGCGCTGGTCGTGCGCGACATCGACATTCTCGCGCGCATGGCCAAGCGCAACCTCGCCAAGGTCGCGATCTCGGTGACCTCGCTCGATCCGAAGCTGGCGCGCACCATGGAGCCGCGCGCATCGACGCCGCCGAAGCGGCTGGAGGCGCTGAAGCAGCTTTCGGAGGCCGGCATTCCGACCACCGTGATGGTCGCGCCCGTGATCCCCGCGCTGAACGATTCCGAGATCGAGCGCATTTTGGATGCCGCCGCCCATGCCGGCGTCAAGGAAGCCTCCTATGTGCTGCTGCGGCTGCCGCTGGAGGTGCGCGATCTCTTCCGCGAGTGGCTGATGGCCAACTATCCGGACCGCTATCGCCACGTCTTCACGCTGATCCGCGACATGCGCGGCGGCCGCGACTACGACGCGAAATGGGGCGAGCGGATGAAGGGCACGGGCCCGATGGCCTGGACCATCGGCCGCCGCTTCGAGATCGCCTGCGACAGGCTCGGCCTCAACAAGCGCCGCTCCAAACTGACCACGGATCACTTCGCAAGGCCGAAGCGGAACGGCGATCAGTTGAGCTTGTTCTGA